The DNA window GTCTTAAAACCCTCAGTTTGACCCGTTCGAGCCGACACTTAAGACGGATCCGTTTGCCGACGTCTGGTCTTGCGGGCGGCGAAAGGAAGTGTAATGTCATGCGTGTTTGCTAGCGCTCGGCTAACGCGCTGACCGGAGAACAAAGCCGGGTGCGCGAGCCCGTCAGGAAACCATGACAACGCGTTCGCGGCGAATTTAATGCCTCGTTTTTGTTGACGTTTGCGCAAAGTTCGCAGTAAGTTAGCTCGTCTTAAAGTCATGGGTTTcggacatttaaaaaaaaaaaagagagagggagagaagtccaatgtgttggtgtgtgttcaCTTGCAGTCAGCCTTCAGTCACTTATCCTGAGAGAAATCCTGGTGGCTAAGCTAGGTTAGCTCCCCGGCTAAGCTAACGCTTGCTGGCTGGTTGGGGTCCTGGAGCTGTTTCTCAGGCTGAGACAGCTTTAGCTGGCTCGGTTAAACCCGAACAAAGTCATTTCGGTATTTGACCAAACCGTGTACGGTCTTTTAAAAAcgtggctagctagctaacggtTAAATTTGGAGTTGAACGGCTAAATGGGCTTCATTGGAGTTACGAATCAGAGTGGACAAAGCTTGAAATGTACTAAGGTAGATAAGCTACCACCTCGGGTACACCTCTCATGTTTGTGTAGGCTACTGTCATATCTGtatggcaataaataaatacagggtTAAGGACTAGAATCCGTTTAAACACAGGGTTAAGGACTAGGTGTAGTATCCGTTTAAATACAGGGTTAAGGATTAGGTGTAGTATCCGTTTAAATACAGGGTTAAGGATTAGGTGTAGTATCCGTTTAAATACAGGGTTAAGGACTAGGTGTAGTATCCGTTTAAATACAGGGTTAAGGACTAGGTGTAGTATCCGTTTAAATACAGGGTTAAAGGCTAGATGTAGAATCCGTTTAAATACGGGGTTAAGGGTTTAGTAACTAGCTGCTTCGCTGGTGTAAAGGTCCAATCTGGACGTAGTGCATCAGTAGTTTCCAATCGGATGGCTCCAAATCACATAATGGTTTTTAGGCTCAGTTTAGGTTTATTGCTgtgttaatatgtttttttcattggcGAATTTGAAAACTGCAATTTGAATCAGAAACAGGACCCTCATCCTGAAacaaatgttgtttatttaggGATTTCACTAAACTACAAACaaattttgtgattttgtttattgataCATAGGTGTAGGTCTTGTGTGTGGGTAGTTGTTTTATATTGTGCACTTTTGCAGTGTGGTACAGCcttttagttgtgtgtgtgcgtgcatttagACACTGGTGTAATTACTTTGTGTACTCCAATTTTTGCTTTCGTGCCATCGGTTGTAACGCTgccaggaaaaacaaacacagggcCAGTTTTTCAAGCGTGGTGTGAACCAGCGACTCTAATGAAAAGTGCTTTTTGTTAACACTGGTCTAATCAAAAATGCTTTAAGTCTTTTACCATAGCTTAATATGAACTAAAGCTGTAGCAGGATTGGCTGGACAACCACTGTTGTgatcttaaattttttttactgtgaaatcAGTTTGGGGGAATTAAACCTCTGTTTTGGAAACTGAAGCGGGCAGAgctgcgcatatatatatatatatatatataatgtgcgtgtgtgtgtgtgtgtgttgtgactgcCTGCCACTGGTGGTATAATCACACCGTGGCTATGGCATTCAAAAATCCCTAACACGCATAATTAATGTTGGTTAAAATGATTCAGCGTCATGTTTGACCATGTCCCATCAAGAATCCCCCGTGTATATTGAGGTCGCAATATCTGTCTATGCTTTGGCAATATATTTGGTTTATGGGAGTACGTGAGCAGAGAGCTGGGGACGAGGATGCTCACACTGTCGAGCTACGCTCAGTCCGCCAGCTGCATTCTTCCAATCTGACTTCAAACTTCAAGGATGAGCTTTTATGCATTATGACTTTCCATGGAATATTCTTTTGGGGTATAAAAAAACCTCCAAAAACAGTAGGAAATGTTGTGCAAGTagagttttttttctaaagtcaGGACAGTTCTAAGTacaactcagtgtgtgtgtgtgtgtaggagttaCAGGACTTGCAGCGAGACCCTCCTTCACAGTGTTCAGCAGGACCAATGGGAGAGGACTGTGAGTGTTTTTGATCATGTTTCTGCTTGGCTCTGAGCCGTGGCGGAGTGGAGGTTTCTCTCATcctgctgtttgttgttttgcagtgttCCACTGGCAGGCTACAATAATGGGTCCGGTAAGAACAGCACTTCATTCTCTTTGCTGGTCGCTCCTAGTTCTTTGATATTTTGCCTCGTTTCTATATTGGCACTTGCTTGCGGAAGTAGTTCCGTTAAATCTCTTAATCTGTTCATACTCCCTTGatttgcacccccccccaccccaccccacgcgtttccttcctctttcatctcctttctttgctcttttctcccctcctctcccctctctctctctgctcccctcctcccctcccaggGCGACAGTCCGTATCAGGGTGGCGTTTTCTTCCTCACCATCCACTTCCCGACCGACTACCCCTTCAAACCACCAAAGGTGAGCAGTGACCGAGACTGGACCTGCTGGTGATGCTGTGGCTTTAACCCAGCGGGGAAGCGTTCTGTTTCAGGGCCTCAGACCTCCCTAAATACGGGCTGGGATCTGGGACCGTGGTTTGTCCTCGCCATGTGTTAAAAATATGTCACTTCTAAACCTTTTAGAAgtatttgtgtacatgtttattGCTTATGAGGGGAATGGCAGATAATATGGCAAAAACATGtttgaacaacaacaatagtaataatggtaataataattaataatcaagCCCAATGGATAGAGCACGGCACATGCTGGTTTGAGGTACTGGGTGCCCAGAGTCAACTTGCTGCTTCGTTCCCAGGTTGCCTTCACGACAAAGATCTACCACCCAAACATTAACAGCAACGGCAGC is part of the Electrophorus electricus isolate fEleEle1 chromosome 13, fEleEle1.pri, whole genome shotgun sequence genome and encodes:
- the ube2d1a gene encoding ubiquitin-conjugating enzyme E2 D1a isoform X2, with protein sequence MALKRIQKELQDLQRDPPSQCSAGPMGEDLFHWQATIMGPGDSPYQGGVFFLTIHFPTDYPFKPPKVAFTTKIYHPNINSNGSICLDILRSQWSPALTVSKVLLSICSLLCDPNPDDPLVPDIAHIYKSDKDKYNRLAREWTQKYAM
- the ube2d1a gene encoding ubiquitin-conjugating enzyme E2 D1a isoform X1; translated protein: MGFIGVTNQSGQSLKCTKELQDLQRDPPSQCSAGPMGEDLFHWQATIMGPGDSPYQGGVFFLTIHFPTDYPFKPPKVAFTTKIYHPNINSNGSICLDILRSQWSPALTVSKVLLSICSLLCDPNPDDPLVPDIAHIYKSDKDKYNRLAREWTQKYAM